A window of Hemibagrus wyckioides isolate EC202008001 linkage group LG03, SWU_Hwy_1.0, whole genome shotgun sequence contains these coding sequences:
- the vps37c gene encoding vacuolar protein sorting-associated protein 37C — MEKLQDLRQSELQDLLDNSERVESMALESDEIQNIQLEREMALASNRSLAEQNLDMKPRVESGKERLVAKYNELEEVRERYKKHCTLRDGIMGQVSPEGLLTRLQAEGANTEAESEALADELLEGSLSLDSFLERFHSLRCLAHRRRVCIEKLQEILRQKNQGAGESGVTSEPCSNPEAGSVSLWQQQQPQQQPQQKPSVSTNPPNCALPYTPYPVSPPSQPCSASTAAPSNPTGAFQPYSNQATAFTPSSGYPAARPAFVPSTCPYPTQPAFTTPQGPPFGQFGPSNAPYPSPYPYGGYSYPMGSHMPPSQSPTGRPLYRPGFGVPQPYS; from the exons ATCCAAAATATTCAACTGGAAAGGGAGATGGCTCTGGCTTCCAACCGCAGCCTGGCTGAACAGAACCTCGACATGAAACCGCGGGTAGAGAGTGGTAAAGAACGGCTGGTGGCGAAATATAATGAACTGGAGGAAGTGAGGGAGAGATACAAGAAGCACTGCACTCTCAGAG ATGGGATTATGGGCCAGGTGTCTCCCGAGGGGTTGTTAACTCGTCTACAGGCAGAGGGCGCCAACACAGAGGCAGAGTCAGAG GCTCTAGCTGATGAGTTACTGGAAGGTTCCTTGTCACTAGATTCATTCCTCGAGCGCTTCCACTCTCTCCGCTGCCTTGCTCACAGAAGACGTGTGTGCATTGAGAAGCTGCAAGAGATTCTGCGCCAGAAGAACCAAGGAGCCGGGGAGTCTGGCGTGACATCAGAGCCATGCTCCAATCCGGAGGCTGGCTCAGTGTCACTGTGGCAACAGCAGCAACCCCAGCAACAGCCACAGCAGAAACCTAGCGTGAGCACCAACCCGCCCAACTGTGCCCTGCCGTACACTCCATACCCTGTTTCTCCTCCTAGCCAACCCTGTTCAGCCTCTACAGCTGCCCCCTCTAACCCCACTGGTGCTTTTCAGCCCTACTCAAACCAGGCCACAGCTTTTACTCCATCCTCAGGCTACCCTGCTGCCCGGCCTGCCTTCGTCCCGTCCACATGCCCATACCCCACCCAACCTGCATTTACAACTCCCCAAGGTCCTCCTTTTGGGCAGTTTGGCCCTAGTAATGCACCCTACCCCAGCCCATACCCTTATGGAGGTTATAGTTACCCCATGGGCTCACATATGCCCCCTTCTCAGTCACCTACAGGTAGGCCGCTTTATAGGCCAGGGTTTGGCGTACCACAGCCGTATTCCTGA